One Aegilops tauschii subsp. strangulata cultivar AL8/78 chromosome 2, Aet v6.0, whole genome shotgun sequence genomic window, GCTGCCGGGTGAGCGGATGAGCGGCTCGACGAGTCGCGGCTTAACTCCGGACAGGATGAGTCCATTGGCCCGCTCGACCTGCCCGTTGGACTGCGGATGCGCAACGGAGGCCAGGTCGAGGCGGATGCTGGAGACGGAGCAGTATTGCTCGAGCAcgcccttggcgaagttggtgtcgttgtcggtgatgatgccgTTCGGCATGCCGTAGCGCACCGCTATGTCCTTGATGAATCGGATGGCTGTTGGCCCGTCCAGTTTCTTGATTGGTCTtgcctcgatccacttggtgaatttgtccactgccaccagcaagtgcgtcatgccgcctcgggcggttttgaagggtcccaccatgtcgagtccccagaccgcgaagggccaggcgatcggtatggtgcggagtgctgacgccggctggtggctgcgtttgctgaagcgccgtcatccctcacacttgaggacgagcgactcggcgtcttggagggccgtgggccagtagaagcCGTGGCGGAACGCCTTAGCCACCAGGGATCGTGATGTGGCGTGGTGCCCACACTCGCCCTGATGTATGTTGAGGAGGATGTCGATGCCCCGCTcctgctcgacgcagcgctggaacacgccggtggagctacgcttgacgagctcgttgttgatgatgctgtaggcggacgcccggcgctgcacttgtcgagcttcggtctcgtccatggggagaaccccgttctctaaaaattctgatatt contains:
- the LOC141041062 gene encoding uncharacterized protein, whose protein sequence is MRDDAYPDQSAAYIVFTSLGDDKRSERLLRQEWIEARPIKKLDGPTAIRFIKDIAVRYGMPNGIITDNDTNFAKGVLEQYCSVSSIRLDLASVAHPQSNGQVERANGLILSGVKPRLVEPLIRSPGSWLDELPATGASAV